One Argentina anserina chromosome 6, drPotAnse1.1, whole genome shotgun sequence genomic window, AAATCACAGATGGCATATATGTAGTTTCTATTGCAGTATACACCCAACTAGTACGTAGTTGGAAACTAAGCAAGCCCTACTTTTTCTTGCTGCTAGCTAGCAAGCTTCTTCTTTACCATGAAGACCATAGCCACTGCATCCAATCTTGCTAACCTCCTGCCTACCGGTACCGTCCTCGCATTCGAGACCCTCATTCCTAGTTTGTCAGGTGACGGCGAATGCCATACTGCCAATAAGGGTTTTTCGATATCCGTAATAATAATTTGTGCCCTCATCTGCTTCTTCTCCACATTTACTGATAGCTTCGTTGACAGTACCGATGGGAAGCTCTATTATGGCATTATCACTCGCAAAGGCATGCACATCTTGAATCCTGGAGAAAAAGAGATCACTGATGACGAAAAAAAGCGCTTAGAGAAGTATAGAATAAAACCTAAAGATTATCTTCACGCTTTTGTTTCACTATCTCTGTTCATGATCTTTGCTCTTACGGACCTCAACGTGAAAAACTGTTTCTTCCCGGACGCACCAGAAGATCTCAATCAAATCACGATCCATCATTTACCACTAGCAGCTGGGGTATTTGCATCCTTTATATTCACAGTTTTCCCAACTACTCGAAGAGGGATAGGATATACACAGCCCCGGCCAGATAAGATCGATAAAAATAGTTGGAACCAGAACTTAGCCACCAGGGCCACTGACTTGGAGATGGGGTTTGTGCCCGTAGGAGCCGAGGCTGAGGCCAAGGCCTCCATCACAACGGCTAATTCATAGTGCTTTCTGTTATTAGAAGTTTGTTTACATGCATATACTATGTTTCATAGTTTGTATATATCATAATAcaattccttttcttttcactaTTATATCATGTTATGATAATCTTCTTTCCTTCTTCGATATCTTCTAAatcattattatttattgATCGAACCAGCAACGTACGTTGGAGCCTAGAAAACCTGTTACGATTACCAACAGGCACCGTTGTTCTTGCTGCCAAGCCATCAGATCGGTACACCTTTCCTCTCCTACAACGCCAGATGACACATCTTACCTAACGAGTACCTACCTTATCACGCTTGTCCTGTTAGGTTGCTTTCTACTTTGTTTCCTCTAGCTCTTACTTCACCGGGGGACAGCGTGGAATACAAATTACAAATTAACAGCAGGGTGTACTACGGCATTGTTTACTTTCACAGCTGTCGCAGTCTTCAACTTCAAACTCTGCGAGTTTCAGGAAATAGGGATTGGGAGGGAGCTAGATATCGAAGCTGAAGATACATGCATCCAGAATCCATGGAAATTCTTCATGCATGCATACGTTTGTGTCGGTGTTTTTGTTCTTGATCCTCATCTGTATTAG contains:
- the LOC126800682 gene encoding protein DMP10-like, with protein sequence MKTIATASNLANLLPTGTVLAFETLIPSLSGDGECHTANKGFSISVIIICALICFFSTFTDSFVDSTDGKLYYGIITRKGMHILNPGEKEITDDEKKRLEKYRIKPKDYLHAFVSLSLFMIFALTDLNVKNCFFPDAPEDLNQITIHHLPLAAGVFASFIFTVFPTTRRGIGYTQPRPDKIDKNSWNQNLATRATDLEMGFVPVGAEAEAKASITTANS